The window TCTGTTTGTATGAACAATTCTGACAATTTAATACCGTTCATAAAAGTGGGTTGAGTGAAGTTAGAGAAGGAGAGTCCTATGTGAGATTAAATCTTGCATAGGGCTTTTCTTTTTGATCCCGTAGCCTACGTTCATGCCAAGATTCGTAATAACTCTACTTTCAAATAGTTAATATTAATACGAAGTAATATAATGATGCCTTTCATTCCAAAGTGGAGTGAAAGGCTATTTTTTATTTTAAAGGAAGAATTCATATGGAAGAGAAACAAAAGAAAGTACCAGCAAAGAGAATTCAGTTAGTTGATGTGGTGCTGGCGACAGCAACATTAACTGTTTTAACAGTTAATACCGACGTTTCAGATGTAACAACAGCGGATGAAGCAAGCTTTAATAATGAAGTGATCATTGTTGCTCCTGTAGCCCGTAATACTGGTGCTGCGTTAACACAAGAAACCTTGAAATTCAACATAACTTCTACAATTGTTTGGATTTTTACTTAAATCCATTGGGGAGTGTAACCAATTCAAAAATGGATGAAATGGCTTTTTTCTATGTTTTAATTATTTTCGAAATATATATTGAGATATCCATATTTAAGATGACAAAAGTAATTTCGCCTGATTTTTTACAAATTTTAACATAAAATTAATATAGTTATTGGAGAATATTTACATATATTTATTAATATGTATGTAATGGGGAAATAAGTTTAGAGTTTTATGACTACTGATGGCACGCCGTATGCGATGAAAGTCGCTTGTACGGTGTAGGCCCGAACCGAAAACTACATGAGATAATTGTAGTATAAGACGGGAATAGCGAAATCATTGCTGGTGAAGAGGCGGAAAAATATGTTAAAACTGAAGATTTTGGATATTGGGCAGATCAAGTTGCTTTTAATGTAGGATTTACATTAAATCTAAATAAGCTAACATATGATAATATTAAAAATATTGAAGTTTCATTATTAGGTACTGGTAATAATACAATGGCAACACGTACAGCTACAGGCGCTCAAATTACAAAACTTAAAGCTGATGATATTTTATATAGTGGATTAGACGGTCAATTAAGTGCAGCGTTTAAGGAACGTTCAACAGTAGAATCTAATGATTATTGGACTAGTTCTGCTTATAACTTTGATACTCCAGCAAAAGCTCAAGTGAAAATTACTACTAATGACGGTAAAACAATTATTGTTGTTAATAATAATCTAACTCCTGTTGCACCAACAAAATAATTAAAATGATAACTATTCATTTTTCTGAATAAAGTGAATAGAAATCTAATAAGCCCTATGCAACTTTGCATAGGGCTTTTCTTTTTGCGCCCCTAGCGACCTCTCGTGTTTAGAGCCTTAACAACTCGACTTTCAAATAGTTAATATGATTATGAAGCAATGATTTAATGTCTTTCATTCTAAATAGAGTGAAAGGCTATTTTTTATTTTGAAGGAAAAGTTTACATGGAAGAGAAACAAAAGAAAGTACCTGCAAAGAGGATTCAGTTAGTTGATGTGGTTCTGGAGAGAAAAGGTTCACAGATTTCGAGGAATAAGTATTAGGAAATTAGAACTTTTTTAGTTGAACTCACGACATTTCTAATGTAAAAAACTAACGACAAATGTAAATGCAGATAGTAAGTGAAATGGAAAGTTCATGCCAGGCAAGGTATGAGCTATTTTTGTGTGAAGAAAAACCGAAGTTAATATATGAATACTGGCGTGAGTGAACTAGGACAAGCCAATTAGAAAGGTGTTGATTTGAATGTGGCAACAAGTAGTAATTTCAGTAGCAACTTCAGCTGTAATGGTAATCGCAAAAGAAATTATTGAGGAGAAAACTGTGCACTGGGTGAACAAACAATTCTTACAATTAACTACAATATTAGAATTGAGGAAGGGCTCTAAATGGCTACTGCTGTGTAGGGCTTTTTTGTGCCATCAGACTCAATGTTAGGAACGCTCGACGAATAGGTGCAGCCACATTAACTGCTTTAACAGTTAATACCGACGATTCAGACTTAACAACAGCGGTTGAAGCAAGCTTTAATTTTGAAGGGATTGATTTTGCTTCTGTAGCATCAAAGCTGGCGTTACGTTAACACAAGAAAATTTAAAATTCGACATAACTTCTGCATCTACTTGGATTATTACTTTAATCAATTGGGGAATGTAACAAATTCCAATACATTAGTTATTACCGAATTATATATATTGAGATATCCATATATTATATTGATGGAATTTAATTTCCCTATTTTTTACAAAGTTTAATATAAAATAAATATAGTTAATGAAGTATATTTACAAATATTTGTTTATATATAAGTAATGGGGAAATAAGTTTAGAGTTTTATGACTACTGATGGCACGCCGTATGCGATGAAAGTCGCCTGTACGGTGTAGGCCCGAACCGAAAACTGCCACAAAGCAGTATAAGACGGGAATAGCGATAAGAATTTTAAGTTGTCATTGATGCATATGAATGACACACATGCAAGTTTAGCAAATGCTGCAAAAACAGTAACAGCTGTAAAGCAGGTGAGAGGTGTAAAACCAGAGTCTCTATTATTACATGCAGGTGATGTATTTTCTGGTACATTGTATTTTAATGAATTTAAGGGAAAAGCAGATTTAGCAATTATGAATTTAATGAAGTATGATGCAATGACGTTTGGTAACCATGAGTTTGATTTAGGCTCAACAACGGAAGGGCATCAAGCATTAGTTGATTTCATTAAAGCAGCGAAATTCCCGTTTGTAAGCTCAAATGTTGATTTTACAAAAGATAATAAGTTCAATGGCTTATTCTCGGATTTAAATTCGAGTAAACCTGAAAACGGGAAAATTTACAACGGCATTATTAAAGAAATTAACGGTGAAAAGGTCGGAATTTTCGGGTTAACGACAGCTGAAACAAAAAACATTTCGAGCCCAGGCAGCATTCAGTTTGAAGATTATATAGCTGAAGCGGAAAAAGCGGTTGCTGCTTTTGAAGGTCAAGGTGTCGATAAAATCATAGCTGTAACACATATTGGTTACGATGATAATGCAGCAGTTGACAATGATTTAACTTTAGCAAAAGAAGTAGAAGGTATTGATATTATTGTTGGTGGTCACTCGCATACACCGTTAAACAAACCAACAGTGATAGCTGAAGATCAGACACCAACAGTGATTGTACAAGCAAAAGCGAATAATGAATTTTTAGGAACATTGGATGTAGAGTTCGACAAAAATGGTGTAGTTGTAAACCATGAAGGCAAGCTAATTGAAATTGGTAAATTAGCAGAGGACACAGAAGCAAAAGGCATTTTAGCGCCATATAAGGCTCAGGTTGATGAAGTAGCAGCAGAAAAAATTGGTGTCGAGGCAAGTGTAGCTTTAGAAAGCCCACGTACAGATGGTGATAATTCAAAGCCAAGTGTTCGTAAAAATGAAACGATTCTTGGAAATTTAATTACTGATGGGATGCTTGCAAAGGCTAAAGATTTTACTGATAAAAATGTTGTGATGGCACTTCAAAATGGTGGCGGTATTCGTGCATCAATCGATGTGGGTCCGATTACTGTCGGGGAAGTAATTACAGTATTGCCGTTTGGTAACACATTAGCAGTAATGGATGTAACAGGTGCAGAATTAAAAGCGGCATTTGAGCATAGCTTTAGTCAGTATCCAAAAGAGAATGGTGGTTTCTTACATGTAGCTGGTGCAAAGGTGGAGTTCGATTCTTCTAAGCCAGCAGGTCAACGTGTTGTATCCGTTAAATATAAGGATGCGTCAGGTAACTATGTAGAACTTCAAGATGCTGAAACGTATACAGTTGCAACAAATGCATTTACAGCACAGGGTGGAGACGGCTTTAAAATGTTCGAAGATGCCTATTTAGATGGCAGAGTAACAGATCTGGGATTATCAGATTGGGAAAACTTGAAAGACCATCTAATAAACGTGAAAAATTTACCAACAGAAATTGAAGGACGTATTGTAGATGTAGTTTCTAGTAAAATCACTGAAGTAGATCCTAAAGATTTCAATGGTACAGAAGGATCTCCAAAAGTCTTTGAAGGAAATATTCGTGTTGATATTTCTTCTATTAACGAATTAAAAAATGCGGAAATAAAAGGGGACTTAGTGCTAGTTGGAACTGCTGGAGAAGAAATAAACTTCTCTAATATTAAAGTATTAGGAAATTTAATTGTAACTGATTTAGAAGGAAATATTATAAACTTCGATGGCATTGATGTAGCAGGAGAAACGGTTCTTTAATTAATGAAGACCTTCTTCGTAAAAGGAGAAGGTCTTTATTTTAGCAAATACTTAAAAAGGGGCAAAATGAGAATGTCTAATAATAAATGGAAAAAATCATTAAATGCTTTATTAGCAACAAGTTTAGTAGCAAGTATAGCTGTACCCGCAATGCCTGCAAATGCAGAAGTAGTGGGACCAGCAACAGATTTAATTATTTCGGAGTATGTTGAGGGATCTAGCTTAAATAAAGCCATTGAACTTTACAATGGTACAGGTGAAACAATTGATTTAAGTCAATATACACTTGAACTTTATTCAAATGGTGAAGCTATATCAAAAGCAGTAAGTCTAACAGGCGCGTTAGAGAATGGTGCTACCTATATCGTTTATCATGGTGGTGCTGCTGATGCTATTAAAAATGTAGGACAGTTAGAAGATAATACAGTAATTAATTTCAATGGTGATGATGCAATTGTATTGAAGAAAGGAACTACTGTAATTGATTCAATAGGACAAGTAGGGAAAAGAGTAAACAATTTAGCAGATGTTTCATTAGTAAGAAATAGTAATAGAACTGTTGGTGACATCGTTATTGATGATCCTTTTAATCCGGCTGAGCATTGGACTAATTTAGGGAAAGATATCTTTGATAATTTAGGTCAGCATAAAATGGATGACGTAAATATTGATCCAGAACCACCAGTAGATAAGGCAGAAGCTGTAACAACTTCAATACTTTCTGGAACAGTTGAGGCAGGTACTTCGATAACGTTATCAACTATAACTGAAGGCGCGAAAATCCATTACACAATGGATGGCAGTGAGCCAACAACAGCCAGTCCTGTTTACACTACTCCAATTATTATTGAGCAATCAACAACAATTAAAGCAATTGCAGTAGCTGAGGGTCTTGAAAGTAGTGAAGTAAATACTTTCACCTATACAGTAATTGGGGAAGAGAATACGGGTTCAATTGCTGATGCTAGAGAAAAAGCAATTGGTGAAACAGTTACACTTAAAGGTGTCGTAGCAGCAAAGTTGAAAAACACTATTTCTGTGCAGGATGAAACAGGTGGAATTGCTGTTCGTCCGACTACTTTAGACGTGCAATTAGGAGAAGAGGTAACTTTAACAGGAAAATTGGCAGACTTTAATGGACTTCTACAATTAGATAGTGCATCAATTGTTGAAAAAGGTTCAAACGTCGGCGTACCTCAACCGAAAACTATAACAGGTGATGGGGTCTCTGAAACCAATGAATCCCAGTTGGTTACTGTTGAAGGAATTACTCTCACACTTGATTCAGAAGGAACTGGGTTGAAAAATTATAAAGCGACGGATGCTTCTGGAAAAACGTTTTTAATTCGTGATGAAAAAGCTGATCTTGATTTAGCTGTAAATACAAATTATGAATCTATAACAGGAATTGTTCAGCAATTTAAAAATGATTATCAAATTATTCCACGTGGAGCGGCGGATATTGTATTAGATAGTACAACGCTACAGCCAGCAATCGCTTCTCCTGCACCAGGAACCTACGTAGGAGCACAAACTGTTAGCCTTTCTGCTACAACAGCAGGTGCGGAAATTTTTTATACAAAAGATGGCTCACTCCCGACTGTAGAAAGTACAAAGTATGAAGGTCCTATTACAATTAATGAAAATACAATAATAAAAGCGATAGTGAAGGCTCAAGATGGTACATTAAGTAAAGTTTCTACATTTGACTATAAAATTACAGATAGCCTACAAATCCATGATATTCAAGGAGAAGCGCATAAGTCACCTCTTTTAGGAAATGCGGTAAAAGATATTCAAGGGATTGTCACATACAATTATAAAATAGGTAATAACAATTATTTCCACATGCAAACACCTGATGATTTAAATGATGATAATCCAAATACATCTGAAGCTATTATAGTATTTACAGGGAACCAAGTACTTGCTAATAAAGGTAATTTAGTGAAGGTTTCTGGAAAAGTAGATGAGTTTCAAATTGATGGCTATACAGATTCAAAAAGAGACACTGATTTATCTGTGACTCAAATTAATGCAAGAACAGATCAAGGTGGGGCTATTACTGTTGTAACAAAAGATGTAGAACTTCCAGCAGCAGTAACAATTGATGCGAGCAACTTACCGAAGAATGTAATTGATAATGATGGCTTTGCAAAGTTTGATCCAGAAGAAGATGCAATTGATTTCTGGGAGAGCTTAGAAGGGATGCTTGTCGATGTAGGGTCAGTAAAAGCTGTTTCGCCACAGGAACATGGTGATTTAATTACAGTACTCGAGGATAGACAAACTGATACAATTCACGGTGGCGTTAAGTTAACTGAGGAGTCAGCAAATCCAGACCGAATTCAGTTTAAGTTGTTCGACAATAGTGCTGCTAGAAATTTTGAAGTTGCCACAGGTGATAAGTTTACAGGTCCAATTCAAGGTGTTGTAAACTACGGCTTCCAAAACTATAAAATTTATGCTGATTATGAATATATGAAGGCAAAGCACCAAAAAGGAAATACAAAGCCTGAAACAACTACGATTTCAAAAGATGAAAAGAAATTAACGATTGCTTCTTATAATCTTGAAAACTTCTCAAATAATACGAAAGAAACAACTGACGATAAAGCACGTAAATTAGCTAGAGCTTTTGTACAAGATATGAAAAGCCCTGATATTATTGGTGTAACAGAAGTGCAAGATAATAATGGTTCAAGCACGGGTGATTCAAAGGCTGATCAAAGCTATCAGCGCTTAATTAATGCCATTAAGACAGCGGGTGGCCCTGAGTATAAATACTTGAATATAGACCCGGAAAATAATACAGATGGCGGAGCACCTAATGCCAACATTCGTGTAGGATTCTTATACAATCCTGAACGCGTATCGTTGCCAAAAGGAATTGAATCTGGTAATGCAACGACAGCGGTTGGTTATGAAAATGGTAGTCTTACGCTAAATCCAGGTCGTATTGATCCAACAA is drawn from Solibacillus sp. R5-41 and contains these coding sequences:
- a CDS encoding bifunctional UDP-sugar hydrolase/5'-nucleotidase gives rise to the protein MHMNDTHASLANAAKTVTAVKQVRGVKPESLLLHAGDVFSGTLYFNEFKGKADLAIMNLMKYDAMTFGNHEFDLGSTTEGHQALVDFIKAAKFPFVSSNVDFTKDNKFNGLFSDLNSSKPENGKIYNGIIKEINGEKVGIFGLTTAETKNISSPGSIQFEDYIAEAEKAVAAFEGQGVDKIIAVTHIGYDDNAAVDNDLTLAKEVEGIDIIVGGHSHTPLNKPTVIAEDQTPTVIVQAKANNEFLGTLDVEFDKNGVVVNHEGKLIEIGKLAEDTEAKGILAPYKAQVDEVAAEKIGVEASVALESPRTDGDNSKPSVRKNETILGNLITDGMLAKAKDFTDKNVVMALQNGGGIRASIDVGPITVGEVITVLPFGNTLAVMDVTGAELKAAFEHSFSQYPKENGGFLHVAGAKVEFDSSKPAGQRVVSVKYKDASGNYVELQDAETYTVATNAFTAQGGDGFKMFEDAYLDGRVTDLGLSDWENLKDHLINVKNLPTEIEGRIVDVVSSKITEVDPKDFNGTEGSPKVFEGNIRVDISSINELKNAEIKGDLVLVGTAGEEINFSNIKVLGNLIVTDLEGNIINFDGIDVAGETVL
- a CDS encoding endonuclease — translated: MSNNKWKKSLNALLATSLVASIAVPAMPANAEVVGPATDLIISEYVEGSSLNKAIELYNGTGETIDLSQYTLELYSNGEAISKAVSLTGALENGATYIVYHGGAADAIKNVGQLEDNTVINFNGDDAIVLKKGTTVIDSIGQVGKRVNNLADVSLVRNSNRTVGDIVIDDPFNPAEHWTNLGKDIFDNLGQHKMDDVNIDPEPPVDKAEAVTTSILSGTVEAGTSITLSTITEGAKIHYTMDGSEPTTASPVYTTPIIIEQSTTIKAIAVAEGLESSEVNTFTYTVIGEENTGSIADAREKAIGETVTLKGVVAAKLKNTISVQDETGGIAVRPTTLDVQLGEEVTLTGKLADFNGLLQLDSASIVEKGSNVGVPQPKTITGDGVSETNESQLVTVEGITLTLDSEGTGLKNYKATDASGKTFLIRDEKADLDLAVNTNYESITGIVQQFKNDYQIIPRGAADIVLDSTTLQPAIASPAPGTYVGAQTVSLSATTAGAEIFYTKDGSLPTVESTKYEGPITINENTIIKAIVKAQDGTLSKVSTFDYKITDSLQIHDIQGEAHKSPLLGNAVKDIQGIVTYNYKIGNNNYFHMQTPDDLNDDNPNTSEAIIVFTGNQVLANKGNLVKVSGKVDEFQIDGYTDSKRDTDLSVTQINARTDQGGAITVVTKDVELPAAVTIDASNLPKNVIDNDGFAKFDPEEDAIDFWESLEGMLVDVGSVKAVSPQEHGDLITVLEDRQTDTIHGGVKLTEESANPDRIQFKLFDNSAARNFEVATGDKFTGPIQGVVNYGFQNYKIYADYEYMKAKHQKGNTKPETTTISKDEKKLTIASYNLENFSNNTKETTDDKARKLARAFVQDMKSPDIIGVTEVQDNNGSSTGDSKADQSYQRLINAIKTAGGPEYKYLNIDPENNTDGGAPNANIRVGFLYNPERVSLPKGIESGNATTAVGYENGSLTLNPGRIDPTNAAFNSSRKPLAAQFTFQDEDVIIIANHWNSKSGDTPLFGSTQPPVYESEKQRKEIAQIVYNFVEDIKKKNPNANIVSVGDFNDFQFTDALKIHEGQYMTNMINKVAEKDRYTYLFQGNSQVLDHILVSNNLVDNAEVDILHINADFTDMAGRASDHDPVLVQIDLKNDSSVEPIQAEKVYNFKNFKTNKLKITKPSVAVHLDAQSVIANGVLFNGSYMELHGEGFKTTDVTLNPNKAGAILDLKANTVKSITIDGPNVKEIRGAENLDFKSIKYINGATPEQIKFTNSKGDPIVDPSLPSENNEPIIKKPLENKSVAIGEVIQIDLTNHFSDPDGDELSFTSTKGTVNGEILNLQLEEGTHIVAVTASDGSKSITSRFSVTVGAEDYYMSAMNKEGQALKTALHDIISKQKVLSYDEVWDALKYTDEDPKNNNNVVLFYSGKSRSKSSDGGNAGDWNREHTWAKSHGDFGTSKGPGTDIHHLRPTDVQVNGSRGNLDFDKGGSPVAGCDGCLKDSDSFEPPNRVKGDVARILFYMATRYEAGDKVDLELNDKVNNGKAPYHGKLSVLLQWHQQDPVDEIEKQRNERIYEIQGNRNPFIDHPEWVKLIWK